From the Polaribacter tangerinus genome, the window GAAATTCTTACAAGAAATATTAAAAAATATTCCAGAAAAACAATAGCGATTATAAGATACGAAACTGATATATAAACATGCATTTACTTGATCCTAAATCTTTAAAAAGCACTATAAAATAGGCACTAGAGTTTAGAGTCATTTATTTATTTTTTTATAACTTTGTTAACATCTTTCGTTTTTAAACATCATAAAAAAACGTAATTTTACGAGAATATTAATTCAATCGATTTTATGGGGAAAATTATTGCAATTGCAAATCAAAAAGGAGGTGTTGGTAAAACGACTACGAGTGTTAATTTAGCTGCCTCTTTGGGTGTTCTAGAAAAAAAAGTTTTGATTATTGATGCAGACCCCCAAGCAAATGCATCATCTGGATTAGGACTTGATGTAGACACTGTAGAAGGTGGTACTTACCATGTTTTAGAACACACACTTTCTACCAAAGAAGCTATTGTTAAAACAAGCTCACCCAATGTAGATATTATACCTGCACATATAGACTTAGTTGCAATAGAAATAGAGCTTGTAGACAAAGATGAAAGAGAATATATGCTTCAAAAAGCGCTAGTCGATATTAAAAAGGAATACGATTTTATTATTATAGATTGTGCACCATCATTGGGTCTTATCACACTAAATTCTTTGGTTGCTGCAGATGCCGTAATAATACCTATTCAGTGTGAATATTTTGCTTTAGAAGGACTTGGTAAACTACTAAATACAGTAAAAAGTGTTCAGAAAATACACAATCCTAATTTAGAGATTGAGGGATTGCTACTTACCATGTTCGACTCTAGGCTTCGTCTATCTAATCAAGTAGTTGATGAAGTAAGAAAGCACTTTAGCTCGATGGTTTTTAATACTATTATTAGAAGAAATACACGTTTAGGAGAAGCCCCAAGTTACGGAGAAAGTATTATTGCATACGATGCAACAAGCAAAGGTGCTGTAAATTACTTAAATTTGGCGCAAGAATTACTTAAAAAGAACTCATAATGGCAAAAGCAACAAAAAAACAAGCTTTAGGAAGAGGATTGTCTGCTTTATTAAAAGAAACTCCTAACATTAATTCTGCAAATGACAAGAATGCAGATAAATTGGTAGGTAATATCTTAGAAATAGAATTAGACTCTATAGAGGTAAATCCATATCAACCAAGAACCTATTTTGATGAGGAAGCCTTACGCGAATTGGCAAGTTCTATAAAAGAATTAGGAGTAATTCAACCAATTACAGTTCGAAAACTTCCTGGCAATACTTTTCAATTAGTTTCTGGAGAAAGAAGGTTTAGAGCCTCTAAACTTATAGGAAATAAAACTGTACCAGCATATATAAGGCTAGCCAATGACCAAGAAATGCTAGAGATGGCCTTGGTAGAAAATATTCAACGAAAAAATTTAGACCCTATAGAAGTAGCTCTTTCATACCAGCGTTTAATAGACGAAATACAACTTACGCAAGAAGATTTAAGCATTCGTGTTGGTAAAAAGCGCTCTACAGTTACTAACTATTTACGTTTGCTAAAATTAGATCCAATTTTACAAACAGGCATGCGAGATGGTTTTATTTCGATGGGGCATGGTAGAGCAATGATTAATGTTGATAATACAGAAGATCAACTGGCTATCTATGAGAAAATACTACGCGACAAACTATCTGTAAGACAGACAGAAGATTTGGTTAAAAATCTAAAATCTGGAACAGTTACAAAAGCAAAGAAAAAGCCTGTACCTAGTTTTGTTAAAAATAATATTAAAGATTTAAGTAGCTTTTTTGGCAATAAAGTTGCAGTAACAGTTGGTAGTAATGGTAAAGGAAAAATATCTATTCCGTTTACTTCAGAAGAAGACTTTCATCGAATAAAAAAATTATTAGAATAATTGTCTTTCATAAAAAATATATCCATTTTCTTTGGTCTTTTACTATCCATGTCGCTTTATTCTCAGAAAGATAGCACTGCAATAAAAGACATCAATATAAAAGAAACATTTGTTCAGGAAGGTTTGTACGAGCCTCTAAAACCTGCTAAAGCAGCATTTTATGCAGCAATACTTCCTGGTATGGGGCAAATTTATAACAAGAAGTATTGGAAAGCTCCGATTGTATGGGCTGCATTGGCAATACCTACTTATTACTATCAAATAAATAATAGTCAATATAAAAGATATAGAACAGCTTACAGACTTCGAAAAGCCGGATTTCAAGATGAATTTACATATAATTCTGGAAATACAAATGTATCTTTAGAAACGCTTGAACGAGCGCAAAGACAATTAAAAGAAAATAGAGATATGTCTTTATTATCTGGAGTAATATTATACATTTTACAAATTGTAGAAGCGAGTGTTAATGCTCATTTACTACAATTTAATACCGATGATAATTTATCATTTAAGCCTACAATTCTTCAAAACCCTATTCGTTTAGATGCTCCAAAAGTAGGTCTCACCATAAAATACACTTTTTAATATGAAAATTGCTTTATTAGGCTACGGAAGGATGGGAAAAGAAATAGAAAAAATAGCTATTTCTAGAGGTCATGAAATTGTAATTAGAAAAGAGGTTAATGATATTATAGATATTAGTTTAGCAGATGTGGCCATAGATTTTAGTGTTCCGAATGCAGCATTTGGTAACATTAGCAATTGCATAAACCATAATATACCTGTTATTTCTGGAACTACTGGTTGGTTAGATAAATTCGACGAGGCGGTTTCATTATGCAATGAAAAAAAAGGAGCTTTTATATATGCTTCTAACTTTAGTTTGGGTGTAAATATTTTTTTCGAACTTAATAAACAATTGGCAAAAATGATGAAGTCTGTTGAAGATTATACTATTTCTATGGAAGAAATTCATCATACCAAAAAGTTAGATGCGCCAAGCGGAACAGCAATTACTTTAGCAGAAGGAATTATTGAAAATTCTGATAAAGAAAACTGGGAATTAGGAAATAAATCCTCTGAAAAAAATATACCTATTGAAGCTAAAAGAATACCAGATGTACCCGGTACACACACTGTTTGGTACAAATCTTTGGTTGATGAAATAGAAATTAAACATACAGCACATAATAGACAAGGTTTTGCCCTGGGTGCTGTTGTTGCTGCAGAATGGATTTTAGGTAAAACAGGTATTTTTACTATGAAAGATGTGTTAAACATTCGTTAACCATCGTAACAAATAGCAACATTTTGCTACCTATAAACACAAAAAACTCCTTTACAAACTAGAAAATATATATTATGAATTTCACAGAATGGTTTCTCTTTTTTTTAATAGTTCAGGTGCTTCATTTTTTTGGAACCTGGAAATTATATAAAAAAGCAGGTAGAAAGGCTTGGGAAGCAGCAATTCCAATTTATAATGGTATTGTTTTAATGCAGATTATTAAGCGTCCGAAATGGTGGATTATACTACTTTTTATTCCTGTAGTAAACCTATTAATGTTTCCTGTAATTTGGATAGAAACTATAAGGTCTTTTGGCTATTATAAAAAAATTGATTCCTTGTTAGTTATTATTTCGCTAGGTCTTTATATTTTTTACATTAATTATGCTTCAGAAAACTCATACAATAGCAATAGAAGTTTAAAACCTAGGTCGGAATTTGGTGAATGGGTTAGCTCAATAACATTTGCAATAATTGCTGCAACTTTAGTGCACACTTATTTTATGCAACCTTTTACCATACCTACTTCTTCTTTAGAAAAATCGTTATTAATTGGTGATTATCTTTTTGTAAGTAAGTTTCATTATGGCGCTAGAGTTCCATCGACAGTTGTTGCAGCACCAATGGTGCATGATTCTTTACCCTTTACAGGCACTGCTTCTTACCTAAAAAAGCCTCAACTACCTTACACTAGATTACCTGGCTTACAAAAAATAAAAAATAATGATATTGTTTGTTTTAACTGGCCAGCAGACTCTTTGGCTACAATGTGGGGAGATACTTCTGGAAAATTCACTTACAAACCAGTAGATAAAAAAACCAATTATGTAAAAAGGTGTGTTGGAATTGCCGGTGATACTTTAGAAATAAGAAATGGTTATGTGTTTATTAATGGAAAAAAGAATGAATTGCCAGACCGAGCAAAAATTCAATTTTATTATACCTACGAGTCTAAAACTCCGATTGACAGAAATACATTTCCAAAATTTTTAATAGATAAAGAAAGAACTGGTGTATACAAAATACTCTCAGAATACTGGAACAATCCGAAAGTGCAAAGTGCAATTAAAGAGAATGGATATTTAACTAAAATTGGTAGTGATTCATTATATACAGAAGTTGCAGGTGGTATAAATCCTGATTTTGCAAGACGTTTAAAAATAGTAAATGTTGCTAATAAAATAAACATCAATTTAACTGCAGAAGAAGTAACGCGACTCGAAAAACACAGTAATACAGTATCTGTAAAAAAAGTTAATTATGCTGCTGATGTAGCTATTTTTCCTCATGTAGAAAAATTGGGTTGGAGTCAGGACAACTATGGTCCTATTTATATACCAAAAGCTGGTGCAACTGTAAAGATTGATAATGAAAACCTTCCTTTCTACGAGCAAATTATAAAAAATTACGAGAATAATAGTTTAACAGTTGTTGGAAATGATATTTTTATCAACGGAGAAAAAACAACTTCTTACACCTTTAAACAAGATTATTATTGGTTAATGGGAGATAACAGACACAACTCTTTAGATGCAAGATATTGGGGGTTTGTACCTTTCGATCATGTTTTAGGAAAGCCAGTAATGATTTGGTTCAGCTGGGATGCAAATGCTCCTAGTTTTGGAGAAAAAATAAAGTCAATTCGTTGGGATAGAATGTTTACAACAGTTGGTGGAGATGGAGAACCTGTTTCGTATAGGTATGTTGTTTTTGTACTTATAGCAGCATATATTGGTTATAGCTTTTTTAAATCAAAAAAGAAGCGTGTAAAATAGTTGCTAACCATTATGGTGTAATAACCTTACAAACTAAAAATTTATCATCTAATACAATTTTATGCCGTTATTTATACCGACATACTTTTCTCCTATTTCTCAGTATTCTGAAATTTACAAACAATCGAAAATAGTTTTTGAGGTAGAAGATAATTATCAGAAACAAAGTTATAGAAATAGATGTTACATTTTTAACACAAATGGCAAACAATTGTTAAATATTCCCGTTAAACACCCAAAAAAAGAATTACGAAAAAAAACAAAAGATGCGCTTGTAGAAAACGCGACTCCTTGGCAAGACCAGCATTTAAAATCTTTAAAAACTGCCTATAGAAATTCTCCTTTTTTTGAGTTTTATATAGATGATTTGATGCCAATTTTCGAGAAAAAATACACGTACTTGCAAGAAGTAAATATAGATACTTTTCTATTTATTAATGATGCCTTGCAATTAGAAGTACCCTTTACCAAAACAAATAGCTTCATAGAAAATTTTGGAGATAACGATTATAGAAATTTTGCCTCAGCAAAGAATCATCCAGAAGTATCACCTAAAAAATACATCCAAATGTTTGATGATAAGCATGGTTTTATTCCAAATTTATCCATTTTAGACCTGCTTTTTATGGAAGGTCCAAATGCTATAAGCTTTTTATAAAATCGGTACCAATGGTTACGCATCAATTTATTATTCACTATGGGTTACATTTTGTGGCCCCTTTACTAATTTCTTTAATTTTCTTTAAACCGAAATGGAAAGTAGTATATTTCATTTTTCTGGCATCTATGCTAGTAGATGCAGACCATTTATTAGCAAACCCGATATTTGATAAAAACCGATGTAGCATTAACTTTCATCCGCTACATTCTTACACAGCAATTGGCTTTTATACATTAGGGTTGTTTTACAAAAAAACAAGAATACTATGCATTGCATTGCTTTTTCATATGTTTACAGATGCTGTAGATTGTTACTTGTAAAATCTTTTTAAAAGCGCACCAAACTCGTTAGATATTTTTAGTTTTATCATTAAAAAAACATACAGTATTGTAATTAAAATACATTTTAAAAAGATGTTTATTATTGGCGAAATAGAAAAACCTTTAATCTGGATTATAGGAGTATTAAAATCCCAAAAGTAAAAACTAACAAATAATATGGTAATAATAAACACCAACTTAAAAGACTTTGGTGTAAATGGTGTTATTGAAAACTTTGTATTTACAAACCACAATTTAAAGGTGTTAAAAAGAATAATAGTTATAAGTGTAGCTAAAGCCAAACCATCGGTACCAAACCCTAGATTAAAGTAAAATAATGTATTCAAAAAATAGACGGTTACAGACATACCAACTGCAATTGGTAATGTAATTTTATAAAAAGTAGAATTGTTTATGATTGCGCCATTACTCCCTAAAAACATGGTATATAATTTTGCTAATGAAATCATTAAAACAACATATTCGCCACCAGCATAACCTTTATCTGGCATCAATTTAAACAACTCACTAACTCCGCAATTTACCAATAGAAAAAACAAACCACCTACAAGCAATAAATTTATAGAACTTTTCTTATAGAGGTTTTCTACTTCTTTTGTATTAAATTCATTTAAAGATTTAGAGGTTAAAGGTTGTAAAATTTGAGTCATTGCTCTACTTGGCGCTTCAATAAAAGAGCCTATAAAAACAGCTACTGCATAATAGGCGGCTTTCTCTATAGGATCTTTTCCTGGAATCATAATTTTATCAATATCTAATAAAATTGCTCCTGCACTACCTGCTAAAATAATATAACCAGAATACTTAATTATTTCTAAAATATTATCTGGTAACTTAAAATAAAACTTAGGTAAATACATCGAAAAAGCGTAAAACATCATTACAAAAGCTCTAATAATGTAAGCTATTGTTAGATAATAAATAAACTCTTGCTTTGTTATAAACTCAAAAAATACAGCAAGTAGTAAAATCATTACCACTACTCTATTCCATAATTCTTTTAAGATATTCCCAAAAACGGTTTGAAGTTGCACTTTAGTCCAAGAATAAAAAAGCTCGAAATATGCACACGCTACAGCAATTAAATAAATATAAAAAGTATAATTTTCGATGATTGCATTTTCTTTAGCTACTTTACTCATAATCCACTCATGAAAAAAATCCCAAAAGAAACCAATAGGTAATGCAATGAGGAGTGGTAAAAAAATTACGGAAGACAAAAATTTATCTTTCTGCTCTTTTGTGGTATAGGACGAGTAAAATTTTACAATTGTGTACTGAATACCAAATGCTGTAAGAGGCATAATTAAATTAGAAGCAGAAAGCAAGAAAGCAACCATTCCATAAAACTCTGACTCTAAAAATCTTGGATAAAAAACAATAGTATTAATACCTCCTATTATAAAAGCACCGTAAATAATTATTGTATTTCTAAACGACTGTTTTAAAACAATACCCATTACCTATATTTGTTTAATAATTTTTGCCAACTGTTTTGTTAGTTCCCTTCTATGAAACTTATCTATATTGATAGTTTCTGACTGTAAACTACCATTTTTGTAGCTCTTGTAAAGCCGAAGAATTGCTGTTGTTAGTTTCTGTTCATTATTAAAATCTACCACAATTCCGGCATTTGTATTTTTAAGAATTTCACTCAAGTCACTTTCTTCTGGTCCGATGGCTAAAATAGGTCTTTTTGAAGTTAAATACTCAAATAATTTACCTGTTAATATTCCTTTATTATTTGGCACATTCGGAATCAATAATAGCAATACTTGAGATTCTTTCTGAAACTTTACTGCTTTGTCATGTGAAACATAATCTACAAACTGAGTATTTTCTGTTAAATTATTTACGTTAATTTCTTCTTTTACTTCATTGGCAATATCTCCAATAAATTGGATTTGTAAATCTTTTTTAAAGGTATCATTTTCATCAGAAATATGTTTTAAAACTTTAAAAAG encodes:
- a CDS encoding ParA family protein, coding for MGKIIAIANQKGGVGKTTTSVNLAASLGVLEKKVLIIDADPQANASSGLGLDVDTVEGGTYHVLEHTLSTKEAIVKTSSPNVDIIPAHIDLVAIEIELVDKDEREYMLQKALVDIKKEYDFIIIDCAPSLGLITLNSLVAADAVIIPIQCEYFALEGLGKLLNTVKSVQKIHNPNLEIEGLLLTMFDSRLRLSNQVVDEVRKHFSSMVFNTIIRRNTRLGEAPSYGESIIAYDATSKGAVNYLNLAQELLKKNS
- a CDS encoding ParB/RepB/Spo0J family partition protein, producing MAKATKKQALGRGLSALLKETPNINSANDKNADKLVGNILEIELDSIEVNPYQPRTYFDEEALRELASSIKELGVIQPITVRKLPGNTFQLVSGERRFRASKLIGNKTVPAYIRLANDQEMLEMALVENIQRKNLDPIEVALSYQRLIDEIQLTQEDLSIRVGKKRSTVTNYLRLLKLDPILQTGMRDGFISMGHGRAMINVDNTEDQLAIYEKILRDKLSVRQTEDLVKNLKSGTVTKAKKKPVPSFVKNNIKDLSSFFGNKVAVTVGSNGKGKISIPFTSEEDFHRIKKLLE
- a CDS encoding DUF5683 domain-containing protein, with the protein product MSFIKNISIFFGLLLSMSLYSQKDSTAIKDINIKETFVQEGLYEPLKPAKAAFYAAILPGMGQIYNKKYWKAPIVWAALAIPTYYYQINNSQYKRYRTAYRLRKAGFQDEFTYNSGNTNVSLETLERAQRQLKENRDMSLLSGVILYILQIVEASVNAHLLQFNTDDNLSFKPTILQNPIRLDAPKVGLTIKYTF
- the dapB gene encoding 4-hydroxy-tetrahydrodipicolinate reductase; the encoded protein is MKIALLGYGRMGKEIEKIAISRGHEIVIRKEVNDIIDISLADVAIDFSVPNAAFGNISNCINHNIPVISGTTGWLDKFDEAVSLCNEKKGAFIYASNFSLGVNIFFELNKQLAKMMKSVEDYTISMEEIHHTKKLDAPSGTAITLAEGIIENSDKENWELGNKSSEKNIPIEAKRIPDVPGTHTVWYKSLVDEIEIKHTAHNRQGFALGAVVAAEWILGKTGIFTMKDVLNIR
- the lepB gene encoding signal peptidase I produces the protein MNFTEWFLFFLIVQVLHFFGTWKLYKKAGRKAWEAAIPIYNGIVLMQIIKRPKWWIILLFIPVVNLLMFPVIWIETIRSFGYYKKIDSLLVIISLGLYIFYINYASENSYNSNRSLKPRSEFGEWVSSITFAIIAATLVHTYFMQPFTIPTSSLEKSLLIGDYLFVSKFHYGARVPSTVVAAPMVHDSLPFTGTASYLKKPQLPYTRLPGLQKIKNNDIVCFNWPADSLATMWGDTSGKFTYKPVDKKTNYVKRCVGIAGDTLEIRNGYVFINGKKNELPDRAKIQFYYTYESKTPIDRNTFPKFLIDKERTGVYKILSEYWNNPKVQSAIKENGYLTKIGSDSLYTEVAGGINPDFARRLKIVNVANKININLTAEEVTRLEKHSNTVSVKKVNYAADVAIFPHVEKLGWSQDNYGPIYIPKAGATVKIDNENLPFYEQIIKNYENNSLTVVGNDIFINGEKTTSYTFKQDYYWLMGDNRHNSLDARYWGFVPFDHVLGKPVMIWFSWDANAPSFGEKIKSIRWDRMFTTVGGDGEPVSYRYVVFVLIAAYIGYSFFKSKKKRVK
- a CDS encoding WbqC family protein, whose product is MPLFIPTYFSPISQYSEIYKQSKIVFEVEDNYQKQSYRNRCYIFNTNGKQLLNIPVKHPKKELRKKTKDALVENATPWQDQHLKSLKTAYRNSPFFEFYIDDLMPIFEKKYTYLQEVNIDTFLFINDALQLEVPFTKTNSFIENFGDNDYRNFASAKNHPEVSPKKYIQMFDDKHGFIPNLSILDLLFMEGPNAISFL
- a CDS encoding DUF6122 family protein, with the translated sequence MVTHQFIIHYGLHFVAPLLISLIFFKPKWKVVYFIFLASMLVDADHLLANPIFDKNRCSINFHPLHSYTAIGFYTLGLFYKKTRILCIALLFHMFTDAVDCYL
- a CDS encoding lipopolysaccharide biosynthesis protein; translated protein: MGIVLKQSFRNTIIIYGAFIIGGINTIVFYPRFLESEFYGMVAFLLSASNLIMPLTAFGIQYTIVKFYSSYTTKEQKDKFLSSVIFLPLLIALPIGFFWDFFHEWIMSKVAKENAIIENYTFYIYLIAVACAYFELFYSWTKVQLQTVFGNILKELWNRVVVMILLLAVFFEFITKQEFIYYLTIAYIIRAFVMMFYAFSMYLPKFYFKLPDNILEIIKYSGYIILAGSAGAILLDIDKIMIPGKDPIEKAAYYAVAVFIGSFIEAPSRAMTQILQPLTSKSLNEFNTKEVENLYKKSSINLLLVGGLFFLLVNCGVSELFKLMPDKGYAGGEYVVLMISLAKLYTMFLGSNGAIINNSTFYKITLPIAVGMSVTVYFLNTLFYFNLGFGTDGLALATLITIILFNTFKLWFVNTKFSITPFTPKSFKLVFIITILFVSFYFWDFNTPIIQIKGFSISPIINIFLKCILITILYVFLMIKLKISNEFGALLKRFYK